In one Streptomyces sp. NBC_01241 genomic region, the following are encoded:
- a CDS encoding SURF1 family cytochrome oxidase biogenesis protein: protein MYRFLLTRQWLILALLALVLIPTMVELGFWQLHRHEHKVAQNSLISRNLKARPVPVASLTSPGHTVPRSDYWRAVTATGTYDTAHEVVVRRRTSTDGRIGVHVLIPLDLKGGGTVLVNRGWVPSADSQRAFPDVPAVPKGEVTVTGRLKADETTSASGIKDISDLPDRQVMLINSAQEAKRLSRPVFGGYIEQTGPEPSGDSPELIAAPDDGSIGPHMAYAVQWWLFAAGVPVGFVVLARREKRDRVEAAAKAAAAGEQDASEPKTPKTPKTPEQPEMPEKPEPATA, encoded by the coding sequence CAGTGGCTGATCCTCGCCCTCCTCGCCCTCGTACTGATTCCCACGATGGTCGAGCTGGGCTTCTGGCAGCTGCACCGGCATGAGCACAAGGTCGCGCAGAACTCCCTGATCTCCCGCAACCTCAAGGCGAGACCGGTTCCGGTCGCCTCGCTCACCTCGCCGGGTCACACGGTCCCGCGCTCCGACTACTGGCGCGCGGTGACGGCCACGGGTACGTACGACACCGCGCACGAGGTGGTCGTACGCCGCAGGACCTCCACCGACGGCCGGATCGGCGTCCACGTACTGATCCCGCTCGACCTCAAGGGCGGCGGCACGGTCCTGGTCAACCGCGGCTGGGTACCCTCCGCCGACAGCCAGCGCGCGTTCCCCGACGTACCGGCCGTGCCCAAGGGCGAAGTGACCGTGACCGGGCGGCTCAAGGCCGACGAGACGACCAGCGCCAGCGGCATCAAGGACATTTCGGACCTGCCGGACCGCCAGGTGATGCTGATCAACAGCGCCCAGGAGGCCAAGCGGCTCTCCCGGCCGGTGTTCGGCGGCTACATCGAGCAGACCGGACCCGAGCCGTCCGGCGACTCCCCGGAACTGATCGCCGCCCCCGACGACGGCTCGATCGGCCCGCACATGGCGTATGCCGTGCAGTGGTGGCTGTTCGCCGCGGGGGTCCCGGTGGGCTTCGTCGTCCTTGCCCGCCGGGAGAAGCGCGACCGGGTGGAGGCCGCGGCCAAGGCCGCCGCCGCCGGGGAACAGGACGCCTCCGAGCCGAAGACGCCAAAGACGCCAAAGACGCCTGAGCAGCCGGAAATGCCGGAGAAGCCGGAGCCCGCGACGGCCTGA
- a CDS encoding glycoside hydrolase family 15 protein, which yields MTPRIEDYALIGDLQTAALVGRNGSVDWLCLPRFDSGACFAALLGTEDNGHWRIAPQGADACTRRGYAGDSLVLETYWETRTGTVKVIDFMPQRDREPDVMRIVEGVSGTVEMSSVIRLRFDFGSVVPWMRRSQGHRVAVAGPDSAWLRSEPPVKTWGQQFSTCSSFTVSAGEQVAFVLTWHPSHSPRPELVDPFEALENTLADWADWSARCRYRGPYREAVIRSLITLKALTFGPTGGIVAAPTTSLPEEIGGVRNWDYRFCWLRDSTLTLGALISAGYLEEAAAWRDWLLRAVAGNPADLQIMYGLAGERRLPESELPWLRGYDSSGPVRIGNAAVRQRQLDVYGEVIDSLRLAREAGLNDKPHAWNVQLSLLGFLESAWREPDEGLWEIRGQRRHFVHSKVMAWVAADRAVSTLEKNPSLPGEADRWRAMRDAVHREVCEKGYDPERNTFTQSYGSRNLDAATLLIPRTGFLPPDDPRVIGTVDAVREELGSGCLVRRYSTDGTSIDGLPGSEGAFLACSFWLADALHLTGRTEEARKLFEQLLALRNDVGLLAEEYDTVGRRQLGNFPQAFSHIGLVGTAMALAGEDTLEAEAAG from the coding sequence GTGACCCCACGCATCGAGGACTACGCCCTCATCGGTGATCTGCAGACAGCCGCCCTGGTCGGCAGGAACGGTTCTGTCGACTGGCTCTGTCTGCCGCGCTTCGACTCGGGCGCCTGTTTCGCCGCCCTGCTCGGCACCGAGGACAACGGCCACTGGCGGATCGCCCCGCAGGGCGCCGACGCCTGTACCCGGCGCGGCTATGCGGGTGACTCCCTCGTCCTGGAGACGTACTGGGAGACCCGTACCGGCACGGTCAAGGTCATCGACTTCATGCCGCAGCGCGACCGGGAACCCGATGTCATGCGGATCGTCGAGGGCGTCAGCGGCACGGTCGAGATGAGCTCCGTGATCCGGCTGCGCTTCGACTTCGGCTCGGTCGTGCCGTGGATGCGCCGCTCGCAGGGACACCGGGTGGCGGTCGCGGGCCCGGACTCTGCCTGGCTGCGCAGCGAGCCGCCGGTCAAGACCTGGGGCCAGCAGTTCTCCACCTGCTCGTCGTTCACCGTCTCCGCGGGCGAACAGGTGGCGTTCGTCCTGACCTGGCACCCCTCCCACTCGCCCCGCCCCGAACTCGTCGACCCGTTCGAGGCGCTGGAGAACACCCTGGCCGACTGGGCCGACTGGTCCGCCCGGTGCAGGTACCGGGGCCCGTACCGGGAGGCGGTGATCCGCTCGCTGATCACGCTGAAGGCGCTCACCTTCGGTCCGACCGGCGGCATCGTGGCGGCGCCCACCACCTCTCTGCCCGAGGAGATCGGCGGCGTACGGAACTGGGACTACCGCTTCTGCTGGCTGCGGGACTCCACGCTGACCCTCGGCGCGCTCATCTCGGCCGGCTATCTGGAGGAGGCGGCCGCCTGGCGGGACTGGCTGCTGCGGGCCGTCGCCGGGAATCCGGCGGATCTGCAGATCATGTACGGCCTGGCGGGCGAGCGCAGGCTGCCCGAGTCGGAGCTGCCGTGGCTGCGCGGATACGACAGCTCCGGCCCGGTCCGGATCGGCAACGCCGCGGTCCGCCAGCGTCAGCTCGATGTGTACGGGGAGGTCATCGACTCGTTGCGGCTCGCGCGGGAGGCGGGCCTGAACGACAAACCGCACGCCTGGAACGTGCAGCTCAGCCTGCTCGGCTTCCTGGAATCCGCCTGGCGCGAGCCGGACGAGGGATTGTGGGAGATCCGCGGCCAGCGCCGCCACTTCGTGCATTCCAAGGTGATGGCCTGGGTCGCCGCCGACCGTGCCGTCAGCACCCTGGAGAAGAACCCCTCGCTGCCCGGCGAAGCGGACCGGTGGCGGGCGATGCGGGACGCCGTGCACCGGGAGGTGTGCGAGAAGGGGTACGACCCGGAACGGAACACCTTCACGCAGTCCTACGGCTCCCGGAACCTGGACGCCGCGACACTGCTGATCCCCCGGACCGGATTCCTGCCGCCGGACGATCCCCGGGTGATCGGGACGGTCGACGCGGTCCGGGAGGAGCTGGGCAGCGGCTGCCTCGTCCGCCGCTACAGCACGGACGGCACCTCGATCGACGGGCTGCCCGGCAGCGAAGGGGCCTTTCTGGCGTGCTCGTTCTGGCTGGCCGACGCCCTGCACCTGACGGGGCGCACCGAGGAGGCCCGAAAGCTCTTCGAGCAGCTGCTGGCGCTCCGTAACGATGTGGGGCTGCTGGCCGAGGAGTACGACACCGTCGGGCGTCGGCAGCTCGGCAACTTCCCGCAGGCGTTCAGCCACATCGGACTGGTGGGCACGGCCATGGCCCTGGCCGGGGAGGACACGCTGGAGGCCGAGGCGGCAGGATAG
- a CDS encoding SDR family oxidoreductase: MDLGLKDRVYIVTGATRGLGNATARALAEDGARVIITGRDEKRVEAAAAELGPDAVGLAADNADPAAAQRLVDSAHERFGRLDGILISVGGPAPGFLADNTDEQWQSAFDSVFLGAVRLARAAAATLGEGGVIGFVLSGSVYEPIAGLTISNGLRPGLAGFAKSLADELGPRGIRVVGVLPGRIDTDRVRELDTLSGDAEASRTANAARVPLRRYGTPEEFGRTAAFLLSPAASYLTGVMLPIDGGYRHGF; encoded by the coding sequence ATGGATCTTGGACTGAAGGACCGCGTGTACATCGTCACCGGAGCGACCCGGGGGCTGGGCAACGCCACGGCCCGGGCGCTGGCCGAGGACGGGGCGCGGGTGATCATCACCGGGCGGGACGAGAAGCGCGTCGAGGCGGCCGCCGCCGAACTGGGGCCGGACGCCGTCGGCCTCGCCGCCGACAATGCCGACCCCGCCGCCGCTCAGCGTCTGGTCGACAGCGCGCACGAGCGGTTCGGGCGGCTCGACGGCATTCTCATCAGCGTCGGCGGGCCGGCGCCCGGCTTCCTCGCCGACAACACCGACGAGCAGTGGCAGTCGGCCTTCGATTCGGTGTTCCTGGGTGCGGTACGTCTCGCCAGGGCTGCGGCGGCCACACTCGGCGAGGGCGGGGTCATCGGTTTCGTGCTCTCCGGCTCCGTGTACGAGCCGATCGCCGGGCTGACGATCTCCAACGGGCTGCGCCCGGGTCTGGCCGGCTTCGCCAAGTCCCTGGCCGACGAGCTCGGTCCCCGCGGGATCCGGGTGGTGGGCGTGCTGCCCGGCCGGATCGACACGGACCGGGTGCGGGAGCTGGATACGCTCTCGGGCGACGCGGAAGCCTCCCGCACGGCCAATGCGGCACGTGTTCCACTGCGGCGGTACGGCACACCGGAGGAGTTCGGCCGGACCGCCGCGTTCCTGCTCTCGCCCGCGGCGTCGTATCTGACGGGCGTCATGCTGCCGATCGACGGCGGCTACCGGCACGGTTTTTGA
- the amaP gene encoding alkaline shock response membrane anchor protein AmaP, whose translation MSRLLRTVNRVLLGLAGLVLICVGGAVLAAGLSLSVPSWWPWYDKGDVLLSQADRDRWRGEGWWWPTVIAVLAVVVVLALWWLLAQLRRARLAEVLVDSGDGEGALLRGRALEGVLAQEAGTLDGVARAQVTLTGRRSSPHARIRLLMEPHAAPDEALGRLTDEALAHARDSAGLAELPAEVRLRAVKHRAERVS comes from the coding sequence GTGAGTCGGTTGCTCAGGACCGTCAACCGGGTGCTGCTCGGCCTGGCCGGGCTGGTGCTGATCTGCGTCGGCGGCGCGGTGCTCGCCGCGGGACTCAGCCTCTCCGTACCGTCCTGGTGGCCCTGGTACGACAAGGGCGATGTGCTCCTCAGCCAGGCCGACCGGGACCGCTGGCGCGGCGAGGGCTGGTGGTGGCCGACGGTGATCGCGGTCCTTGCCGTCGTGGTCGTCCTCGCCCTGTGGTGGCTGCTGGCCCAACTGCGCCGGGCCCGCCTCGCCGAGGTGCTGGTGGACAGCGGCGACGGCGAGGGCGCGTTGCTGCGGGGCCGGGCCCTGGAAGGGGTGCTCGCCCAGGAGGCGGGGACCCTGGACGGGGTGGCCCGCGCCCAGGTCACGCTGACCGGCCGGCGCAGCTCGCCACATGCCAGGATCCGCCTGCTGATGGAGCCGCACGCCGCGCCGGACGAGGCGCTCGGCCGCCTCACCGACGAGGCGCTGGCGCATGCGCGGGATTCGGCGGGGCTGGCCGAGCTGCCGGCCGAGGTGCGACTGCGGGCGGTCAAGCACCGTGCGGAACGCGTGAGTTGA
- a CDS encoding DUF6286 domain-containing protein, whose amino-acid sequence MTEPHDPEHREQRLPAARPVEKGDLLELDQSASSAAYDPVPAQQGGGDRAGRFWSPRRIPAAVLALVTLGGAGLLLYDVAAVRAGRPAMRWRRVLAGELAERPLDNVWVLTGAMAALVIGLWLLVLAVTPGLRDLLPMRRDRPGIRAGLDRTAAALVLRDRAGEVSGVQSVRVRMGRSRAGVRAVSHFRELDDVRADLDTVLATAIRELGLARPPSLSVQVRRPAKKG is encoded by the coding sequence ATGACCGAGCCCCACGACCCGGAACACCGTGAACAGCGGCTGCCCGCCGCCCGGCCCGTCGAAAAGGGGGACCTGCTCGAACTCGACCAGTCCGCCTCGTCCGCCGCGTACGACCCGGTGCCCGCACAGCAGGGGGGCGGCGACAGGGCGGGCCGATTCTGGTCCCCGCGCCGCATCCCCGCGGCGGTCCTCGCGCTGGTGACCCTCGGCGGCGCCGGCCTCCTCCTCTACGACGTGGCGGCGGTACGGGCCGGCCGGCCGGCGATGCGGTGGCGCCGCGTGCTGGCCGGTGAACTCGCCGAGCGGCCGCTGGACAACGTCTGGGTGCTGACCGGCGCGATGGCCGCCCTGGTGATCGGCCTGTGGCTGCTCGTGCTCGCCGTCACCCCCGGACTCCGCGACCTGCTGCCGATGCGCCGTGACCGTCCCGGCATACGCGCCGGACTCGACCGCACAGCGGCAGCGCTGGTCCTGCGCGACCGGGCCGGCGAGGTGTCCGGCGTGCAGTCGGTACGGGTCCGCATGGGCCGGAGCAGGGCCGGGGTGCGCGCGGTGTCGCACTTCCGCGAACTCGACGACGTACGGGCCGATCTGGACACCGTGCTCGCCACCGCCATCAGGGAACTGGGGCTGGCCAGGCCGCCCAGCCTGTCCGTACAGGTCCGCCGTCCGGCGAAGAAGGGGTGA
- a CDS encoding Asp23/Gls24 family envelope stress response protein — translation MTALSGAGGPIAAGGRGETRIADRVIAKIAAQAAKEAIDELPEQGASPRATVTVQRGTARVRVSLELGYPTDIGRQCGGVRRRVAERVRALAGMEVPEVAVQVERLHPTGAGIAAQGRIR, via the coding sequence GTGACGGCGTTGTCGGGGGCGGGCGGCCCGATCGCCGCCGGTGGGCGCGGGGAGACCCGGATCGCCGACCGGGTGATCGCGAAGATCGCCGCACAGGCGGCGAAGGAGGCGATCGACGAGCTGCCGGAGCAAGGCGCCTCGCCGCGCGCCACGGTCACCGTGCAACGTGGCACCGCCCGGGTACGGGTGAGCCTGGAGCTCGGATACCCCACCGACATCGGCCGCCAGTGCGGCGGGGTGCGTCGGCGTGTCGCCGAACGGGTAAGGGCGTTGGCGGGCATGGAAGTGCCCGAGGTTGCCGTACAGGTCGAGCGCCTGCACCCGACGGGAGCGGGCATCGCGGCACAGGGGAGGATCCGATGA
- a CDS encoding Asp23/Gls24 family envelope stress response protein — MTETPQRNRPESPDKEATPLIKRGGGDPATRGRTTIADGVVEKIAGMATRDVVGVHAMGSGFSRTFGAVRDRVPGGGKSVTRGVKAEVGESQTALDLEIVVDYGVSIIDVARDVRENVIAAVERMTGLEVVEVNIAVSDVKLPDEPDDEDQSEPRLH; from the coding sequence ATGACGGAGACTCCGCAGCGGAACCGGCCCGAGAGCCCCGACAAGGAAGCGACCCCGCTCATCAAGCGCGGTGGGGGAGACCCCGCCACCCGCGGCCGCACGACCATCGCCGACGGCGTGGTCGAGAAGATCGCGGGAATGGCGACCCGCGACGTGGTCGGTGTCCATGCGATGGGCAGCGGCTTCTCGCGCACGTTCGGGGCGGTGCGCGACCGGGTCCCCGGCGGTGGCAAGTCCGTCACCCGCGGGGTGAAGGCGGAGGTCGGCGAGTCACAGACCGCACTCGACCTGGAGATCGTCGTCGACTACGGCGTGTCGATCATCGATGTCGCCCGTGACGTACGGGAGAACGTGATCGCGGCGGTCGAGCGGATGACCGGCCTGGAAGTCGTCGAGGTCAATATCGCGGTGAGTGATGTGAAGCTGCCCGACGAGCCCGACGACGAGGACCAGTCCGAACCACGTCTTCACTAG
- a CDS encoding enoyl-CoA hydratase/isomerase family protein gives MTSLDSVLDKDGVRLTVDDAVATVTLTNPAKRNAQSPALWRALTEAGRALPGSVRVVVLRGEGKSFSAGLDRQAFTPEGFDGEPSFLDMARGPESELDATIAEYQEAFTWWRRNDIVSVAAVQGHAIGAGFQLALACDLRIVAEDVQFAMRETSLGLVPDLTGTHPLVSLVGYARALEICATGRFVHAEEAERTGLANLLVPAGELDAAARDLAAALLAAPRDAVVETKALLSGAVSRGYEEQRIAERAAQGRRLRDLAGITD, from the coding sequence GTGACTTCGCTCGACTCTGTGCTCGACAAGGACGGCGTACGACTCACCGTCGACGACGCGGTTGCCACGGTGACCCTCACCAATCCGGCCAAGCGCAACGCTCAGTCTCCCGCTCTGTGGCGGGCGTTGACCGAGGCCGGACGGGCGCTGCCCGGCAGCGTGCGGGTCGTCGTGCTCCGTGGCGAGGGCAAGTCCTTCTCCGCGGGCCTCGACCGGCAGGCGTTCACCCCCGAGGGGTTCGACGGTGAGCCGTCCTTCCTCGACATGGCGCGCGGCCCGGAGTCCGAGCTCGACGCGACCATCGCCGAGTACCAGGAGGCGTTCACCTGGTGGCGCCGCAACGACATCGTGTCGGTCGCGGCCGTCCAGGGGCATGCGATCGGGGCCGGCTTCCAGCTCGCCCTCGCCTGCGATCTGCGGATCGTGGCCGAGGACGTGCAGTTCGCCATGCGTGAGACCAGCCTCGGCCTGGTCCCCGACCTCACCGGCACCCACCCCTTGGTGAGCCTGGTGGGGTACGCCCGCGCGCTCGAAATCTGCGCCACCGGCCGCTTCGTGCACGCCGAGGAGGCGGAGCGCACCGGCCTGGCCAACCTCTTGGTCCCCGCCGGTGAACTGGACGCGGCGGCCCGGGACCTGGCCGCCGCACTGCTAGCCGCCCCGCGCGACGCGGTCGTGGAGACCAAGGCGCTGCTGAGCGGTGCCGTCTCCCGTGGTTACGAGGAGCAGCGCATCGCCGAACGCGCCGCGCAGGGCCGCCGGCTGCGCGACCTGGCGGGCATCACCGACTGA
- a CDS encoding helix-turn-helix domain-containing protein — MAETLKKGSRVTGAARDKLAADLKKKYDSGASIRALAEETGRSYGFVHRMLSESGVTLRGRGGATRGKKAATA, encoded by the coding sequence GTGGCCGAGACTCTGAAGAAGGGCAGCCGGGTTACCGGCGCCGCGCGCGACAAGCTCGCGGCAGACCTGAAGAAGAAGTACGACTCCGGTGCGAGCATCCGGGCGTTGGCCGAAGAGACCGGCCGCTCCTACGGATTCGTCCACCGGATGCTCAGTGAGTCCGGAGTCACGCTGCGTGGACGCGGCGGAGCGACGCGGGGCAAGAAGGCCGCCACGGCCTGA
- a CDS encoding ABC-F family ATP-binding cassette domain-containing protein translates to MITASGIELRAGARILIESASFRIAKGDRIGLVGRNGAGKTTLTKCLAGEGNPVGGTITRAGEVGYLPQDPRTGDLDVLARDRILSARGLDEILRKMRENEERMANGKGATREKAMKKYERLETEFLTKGGYAAEAEAATIAAALSLPDRVLGQPLHTLSGGQRRRVELARILFSDADILLLDEPTNHLDADSIVWLRDYLKTYRGGFIVISHDEELVETVVNKVFYLDANRSQIDVYNMGWKLYQQQREADEKRRKRERQNAEKKAAALNSQADKMRAKATKTVAAQNMAKRAERLLSGLEAVRVSDKVAKLRFPEPAPCGKTPLMAEGLSKSYGSLEIFTDVDLAIDKGSRVVILGLNGAGKTTLLRLLGGAEKPNTGEVIEGHGLKLGYYAQEHETLDPDRTVLENMRSAAPDLDLVEVRKTLGSFLFSGDDVDKPAGVLSGGEKTRLALATLVVSSANVLLLDEPTNNLDPASREEILGALRTYKGAVVLVTHDEGAVEALQPERIILLPDGVEDLWGADYRDLVALA, encoded by the coding sequence GTGATCACCGCTTCCGGCATCGAGTTGCGCGCCGGCGCCCGCATCCTCATCGAGTCCGCCTCCTTCCGTATCGCCAAGGGCGACCGCATCGGCCTCGTCGGCCGCAACGGAGCGGGTAAGACCACCCTCACCAAGTGCCTCGCCGGCGAGGGCAACCCCGTCGGCGGCACCATCACCCGCGCCGGCGAGGTCGGCTACCTCCCGCAGGACCCGCGCACCGGCGACCTCGACGTACTCGCCCGCGACCGGATCCTCTCCGCCCGCGGTCTCGACGAGATCCTGCGCAAGATGCGGGAGAACGAGGAGCGGATGGCGAACGGCAAGGGCGCCACCCGCGAGAAGGCGATGAAGAAGTACGAGCGCCTGGAGACGGAGTTCCTCACCAAGGGCGGATACGCCGCCGAGGCCGAGGCCGCCACCATCGCCGCCGCGCTCAGCCTGCCCGACCGGGTGCTCGGACAGCCGCTCCATACGCTCTCCGGCGGTCAGCGCCGCCGCGTCGAGCTGGCCCGCATCCTGTTCTCGGACGCCGACATCCTGCTGCTCGACGAGCCGACGAACCACCTCGACGCCGACTCGATCGTCTGGCTGCGCGACTACCTCAAGACCTACCGCGGCGGCTTCATCGTTATCTCCCACGATGAAGAGCTCGTCGAGACGGTCGTCAACAAGGTCTTCTACCTCGACGCCAACCGCTCGCAGATCGACGTCTACAACATGGGCTGGAAGCTCTACCAGCAGCAGCGCGAGGCCGACGAGAAGCGCCGCAAGCGCGAGCGGCAGAACGCCGAGAAGAAGGCCGCGGCCCTCAACTCGCAGGCCGACAAGATGCGCGCCAAGGCCACCAAGACCGTCGCCGCGCAGAACATGGCCAAGCGCGCCGAGCGGCTGCTCTCCGGTCTGGAGGCCGTCCGGGTCTCCGACAAGGTCGCCAAGCTCCGCTTCCCCGAGCCGGCGCCGTGCGGCAAGACTCCCCTGATGGCGGAGGGACTGTCCAAGTCGTACGGCTCCCTCGAAATCTTCACCGATGTGGACCTCGCCATCGACAAGGGCTCCCGGGTCGTCATCCTCGGCCTCAACGGCGCGGGCAAGACCACCCTGCTGCGGCTCCTCGGCGGCGCCGAGAAGCCCAACACCGGCGAGGTCATCGAGGGCCACGGACTCAAGCTCGGCTACTACGCCCAGGAGCACGAGACCCTCGACCCGGACCGCACCGTCCTGGAGAACATGCGCTCCGCGGCGCCCGACCTCGATCTCGTCGAGGTCCGCAAGACGCTGGGTTCGTTCCTCTTCTCCGGCGACGACGTCGACAAGCCCGCCGGAGTGCTCTCCGGCGGCGAGAAGACCCGTCTCGCGCTCGCGACCCTCGTGGTCTCCTCCGCCAATGTGCTGCTCCTGGACGAGCCGACGAACAACCTCGACCCGGCGAGCCGCGAGGAGATCCTCGGCGCGCTGCGCACGTACAAGGGTGCCGTCGTCCTCGTCACGCACGACGAGGGAGCGGTCGAGGCCCTCCAGCCGGAGCGCATCATCCTGCTGCCCGACGGTGTCGAGGACCTGTGGGGCGCGGACTACCGGGACCTGGTCGCGCTGGCCTGA
- a CDS encoding VOC family protein — MAGAPAGVPTIYPTILYDDAKAAIKTLTEGLGFKEEAVYEGAAGQVLHAELSCGNGRVMLGSKGREGAFAKAMQGAGPAGVYVVVDEVDAHHARAVEHGVEILMPPTDQDYGSRDFMARDGEGNVWTFGTYAPGSAG, encoded by the coding sequence ATGGCAGGCGCACCGGCCGGCGTTCCGACGATCTATCCGACGATTCTGTACGACGACGCGAAGGCCGCGATCAAGACGCTGACGGAGGGCCTCGGCTTCAAGGAGGAAGCGGTCTACGAGGGCGCGGCCGGGCAGGTTCTCCATGCGGAGCTGTCCTGCGGCAACGGCAGAGTGATGCTCGGTTCCAAGGGCCGCGAGGGTGCCTTCGCCAAGGCGATGCAGGGGGCGGGCCCCGCCGGTGTCTACGTCGTGGTGGACGAGGTCGACGCGCACCACGCACGGGCCGTGGAGCACGGGGTGGAGATCCTGATGCCGCCCACGGACCAGGACTACGGCTCGCGCGACTTCATGGCCCGGGACGGGGAGGGCAATGTGTGGACCTTCGGGACGTACGCACCGGGGTCGGCGGGCTGA
- a CDS encoding alpha/beta hydrolase, with protein MRPATVTAAAVTTILGVGAAAVAAGRYASDAALRAPSGRPLPADRRLTVHATAAGQITLTRSLAALRPGRYGLVGDDVHAVVGPVIEHAHHAPDTVVRRLERVDRGNLEPGAKVGITPQLHSGDPSSALGLDHREVEIPGELGALPAWFLPGARDTWVITVHGLGTTREHPMNIMEFLHDLRLPVLDLAYRGDAGAPRSPDGLAHLGESEWRDLDAAVRFAVRYGADKVVLHGWSTGASMALHAAVNSALRDRIRGLVLDSPVLDWVTTLRALAVAHGVPTALLPLAVRAAQGQTGLRGARLLDGSLASELRVPALIFHGPDDTLAPWQPSRDLAARRPDLVALRAVPQAPHAAMWNADPVHYEEALRRFLTPLM; from the coding sequence GTGCGCCCGGCAACAGTCACGGCAGCAGCCGTCACCACGATCCTCGGCGTCGGTGCGGCAGCTGTCGCGGCCGGCCGGTACGCCAGCGACGCCGCGCTCAGGGCGCCGTCCGGACGACCGCTCCCCGCCGACCGCAGGCTCACCGTGCACGCCACGGCGGCCGGGCAGATCACCCTGACCCGCTCCCTCGCCGCGCTGCGGCCCGGCAGGTACGGACTGGTGGGCGACGACGTCCACGCGGTCGTCGGCCCGGTGATCGAACACGCCCATCACGCCCCCGACACGGTCGTCCGCCGACTGGAGCGGGTCGACCGCGGCAACCTGGAACCCGGCGCCAAGGTCGGGATCACCCCGCAGCTGCACAGCGGCGACCCCTCCTCGGCCCTCGGCCTCGACCACAGGGAAGTCGAGATCCCCGGCGAACTGGGCGCACTGCCCGCCTGGTTCCTGCCCGGCGCCCGCGACACCTGGGTCATCACCGTGCACGGACTCGGTACGACCAGGGAACACCCCATGAACATCATGGAGTTCCTGCACGACCTGCGCCTGCCCGTCCTCGACCTGGCCTACCGCGGCGACGCCGGAGCCCCGCGTTCCCCCGACGGCCTCGCCCACCTCGGCGAATCCGAATGGCGCGACCTGGACGCGGCCGTCCGCTTCGCCGTGCGGTACGGAGCCGACAAGGTCGTCCTGCACGGCTGGTCCACCGGCGCCTCGATGGCGCTGCACGCGGCCGTCAACTCTGCGCTGCGTGACCGGATCCGCGGTCTCGTCCTCGACTCCCCGGTCCTGGACTGGGTCACCACACTGCGCGCCCTGGCCGTCGCCCACGGCGTCCCGACCGCGCTGCTGCCGCTCGCGGTCCGCGCCGCCCAGGGACAGACCGGGCTGCGCGGCGCCCGGCTCCTGGACGGCTCCCTCGCGTCGGAGCTGCGCGTCCCGGCCCTGATCTTCCACGGCCCGGACGACACCCTGGCCCCCTGGCAGCCGTCCCGCGATCTCGCCGCCCGCCGCCCGGACCTGGTCGCCCTGCGCGCCGTTCCACAGGCTCCGCATGCGGCGATGTGGAATGCCGATCCGGTCCACTACGAAGAGGCCCTGCGCCGCTTCCTCACGCCCCTGATGTGA
- a CDS encoding class II aldolase/adducin family protein: MSDQQRDAIEQAWEGVVATARRTAADGLVVGTSGNVSARVGGTVLVTPSGVPYDRLGPEDAVGVDLAGNRIIGELAPTSELPLHLAVYRNSDAAAVVHTHAVHATAVSTLVHEVPPVHYAAAMLGGPVRVAAYARYGTAELAENMLTALRDRTGCLLQNHGTLTYGARLDEAYDRTAQLEWLCRLWLTASSVPGHTPSLLSPAQLRDVQEALKGYGQPG, encoded by the coding sequence ATGAGCGATCAGCAGCGGGACGCGATCGAACAGGCCTGGGAGGGCGTCGTCGCCACCGCCCGCCGGACGGCGGCGGACGGCCTCGTCGTCGGCACGTCGGGCAACGTGTCGGCCCGGGTCGGCGGGACGGTCCTGGTCACGCCGAGCGGAGTGCCGTACGACCGGCTCGGCCCCGAGGACGCCGTCGGCGTCGATCTGGCAGGCAACCGGATCATCGGCGAACTGGCCCCGACCAGCGAACTCCCGCTTCATCTCGCGGTCTACCGGAACAGCGACGCGGCCGCCGTCGTGCACACCCACGCGGTGCACGCCACGGCCGTCTCCACCCTGGTCCACGAGGTCCCCCCGGTCCACTACGCCGCCGCCATGCTCGGCGGCCCCGTCCGGGTCGCGGCCTACGCGCGCTACGGGACCGCGGAACTGGCCGAAAACATGCTCACCGCCCTGCGGGACCGTACGGGCTGCCTGCTCCAGAACCACGGAACCCTCACTTACGGAGCCCGCCTGGACGAGGCGTACGACAGGACCGCCCAGCTGGAATGGCTCTGCCGGCTCTGGCTCACCGCGAGCTCCGTACCCGGACACACTCCGAGCCTGCTCTCCCCGGCCCAGCTGCGCGACGTACAGGAAGCCCTGAAGGGATACGGACAACCGGGCTGA